CCCGACCCGATTCCGGTTTTCTGGTGCATAAATCCGGATAAGACTTCTATTACGGACACGGATTTTTCTATTAGTACCGATACGGGGGTTGATCCGGCATCGGAATATGACCACGCCGGAAGTACGAATCCAATCAACACGGGGATTTACACCAACACCGACGGAGCGCTCCAGATCGACTATTTCGGCGGGCCCTTTGTGATCGATGCTGCCTATGCCGATGCGGCCAAGACTATAATCGATAATTGGAAAAACGTGAATATCCATGTCGCGAATGCTCCCTTCACAGCCGATATCGGACGGGTCTTAGACGGCGTTCCGCCAAAGATTGCTCTCTTGAACGACACAGAGTCCCATACCAACGGCAATGCTGTGACTATTCTTGCCGGTTATCTTGAAATTGCCGGAATCGGTAGCGGTGTGTATGACGTGGTAACGCCAGATGAAGTTGGTGGCATCGCTACGACTGTGGATGGTGTTTCCGTGCCGGCGGGTAACGGGATTCTGGAAGAAAAGGATGCTGACGGGAAATATGTCTACGATCTCCTGTGGGCGCCCCACTGGACGGCCTACAAAGATTACGGTGCAAATGCAAAAAAAATCATCAGCAAGATTGGCGACTTTCTCGATCGGGGTGGCGCACTTTTTGCCGAATGTGCCTCCATTATGAATTTCGAATACCACCCGAACGATGCAGGAAGCTACAATGTCGGTCCCTGGCTGACCACGAACGATATCTCTCACAACGGCGGTACAAACAACGCCGCCGACATCATTGTTGCCGACCCGACGATCCCCTTCACCCAGACGGGGGATTTTGCTTTCGGACCCGAAGGGGGGCACCTTCACAATTGGGAGCCGTACAATACGTCCAATAGCGGTTATTTTGACGCCTCGGACTTCTCCTACGGTGTGCCTGTTGCGCCGCCGGATAGTGATTACAACGCAACAGTGCAGCGTTTAATTTATGATACGACCGGTTGGGACTACTATGTTGCCGGCTACAAGGATGGTGATGACAGCAAGGGGTTCATCAGTTACCTGGGAGGGCATACATACGTTGATTGCACAGGAGGTGGCCCTGGAGGTCCTAAAGGCGGTCCCGGCGGAGGTGCGGTTCAAAATGCTCATGAGTTTAAATTCGAATTCAAGGACAAGGTGGATGATCCCCATGCATCCTTTACGATCCATGTCGACTATAACGACGGAGGAACTTCTGAATCGACGGAGATCACATTTTCGAAGGGAGATGATTTTGCAACCGGTGATCCCCTGGAAATCGATTTGTCGAGCATGAAAATCAAGGACAAAACGATTGAAAAAGTTTTTTTCAACAACAAAGGAACGAACACCATTACACTCACTCATTTTAAGATTACCTTCACAAAGGGAGGCAAATTAAAGAAAGTCGAGGACAAAGTAGGGAAAGATACAACAAACCTCCTGGATTCGCATGACGGGATTCCGTCTGTAACATCTTTTGACACCAACGACGTTCTTGCTGCATCCAGTGGGGCCGGCACAGGCGGAGGTACACCGCTCAGTTCCTGTACTTATAAGAATGTTGCCGGGATTCGCTACGTTCTGAATACCGTATTGGACCTTCAGGCCTACGTGAATTACAAGGAATTTATGAAGTCCTCTCCGGTTATGGATCTTGCCGACTTGGATGGTAACGGTGAATATAATGATTTGATAGCCTATTATGGGTCTTTTGATTATCCTGGTTATACCGGCCACCTGAGAGCATTGAAGGTTAAAGACGATGGCAGTTTTACCGAGCTATGGGATGCTGCAAACAAGATTCCGTCTAACCGGACTCTTTATACGGCGATTGACGACAGCGATGGGGACAGCCGGGTCGACGATCGGATTAACCTGGAGGCATCGGCCACCTTTCTTGCCCTAAACGATTCTGCGACCGGACAGACCATCAACGAGATTTTGAACGTGACACCTTCTGACGGCACCGATACGGATGAAATCTCCTTGCTCAATAATGTGATCTCCAAAGATTTGGGCGGAATTATCCATTCCTCACCGGCTGTCGTCGGTCCGAGTCCCTTTGTGGACCCTGATCGTCCTATCGTAATCTATGCTGGGTCCGCCGACGGGATGCTCCATGCCTTTACGGGCTCAACCGGTGCGGAGCGGTGGGCTTTCCTTCCGCATAATTTATTGGGCAAGCTCTATGGCGCTTCGCTTCTCCAGGATACGGATATGCCGACGGCCGTGGTTGATGCCTCGCCGACGGTAGCTGATATGATGGTGGACCGTATCGGGAGTACATTTGACGGAAACAAGCAGCGCCGAACAATTCTCCTTTCTGCGGAAGGGAGCGGAAATCACTATGTTTTTGCCATGGATATCAGCGATCCTGATGATCCACAGCCCTGGTGGGAGGCCACCGCCACGAACATGGGGTATGCCTACCGGACCTCCATGGGGCATATCAAGGTCTGTGATGTAAATGACAATTGCGAAGTCAAGGCGGCAGCCTTTGTTTCCACCAATTATCAGGCGGGAACGGGAATCCAGGTCTACGCCTTTGATCTGGAGACAGGGGATGAATTCTGGTCTTTCGGGCAGAGCTATGGATCGACAAGCAACGAGATCCCTGATGCCCCGGTCCTCGTTGACAAAGACGGGGACGGGGTCATCGATTCTGTTCTGGCCGCGGACATGGAAGGTCGGCTTTGGCAGTTGGATGCTGCTACGGGCAAGTCACTCTATGGAACAACGGAATCACCGCAGCCGGTCTATCAGGTAAATGTCGGTGGGACCACGACCGGTTATCCCATTGGTTCCTCTCC
The DNA window shown above is from Deltaproteobacteria bacterium and carries:
- a CDS encoding PQQ-binding-like beta-propeller repeat protein translates to MKKIEILIAVISALFVFAGSATADQRTFPAGSLIIPMNSSYQGATDHGIFEAYGLMYALLDHKDTAGDPDPIPVFWCINPDKTSITDTDFSISTDTGVDPASEYDHAGSTNPINTGIYTNTDGALQIDYFGGPFVIDAAYADAAKTIIDNWKNVNIHVANAPFTADIGRVLDGVPPKIALLNDTESHTNGNAVTILAGYLEIAGIGSGVYDVVTPDEVGGIATTVDGVSVPAGNGILEEKDADGKYVYDLLWAPHWTAYKDYGANAKKIISKIGDFLDRGGALFAECASIMNFEYHPNDAGSYNVGPWLTTNDISHNGGTNNAADIIVADPTIPFTQTGDFAFGPEGGHLHNWEPYNTSNSGYFDASDFSYGVPVAPPDSDYNATVQRLIYDTTGWDYYVAGYKDGDDSKGFISYLGGHTYVDCTGGGPGGPKGGPGGGAVQNAHEFKFEFKDKVDDPHASFTIHVDYNDGGTSESTEITFSKGDDFATGDPLEIDLSSMKIKDKTIEKVFFNNKGTNTITLTHFKITFTKGGKLKKVEDKVGKDTTNLLDSHDGIPSVTSFDTNDVLAASSGAGTGGGTPLSSCTYKNVAGIRYVLNTVLDLQAYVNYKEFMKSSPVMDLADLDGNGEYNDLIAYYGSFDYPGYTGHLRALKVKDDGSFTELWDAANKIPSNRTLYTAIDDSDGDSRVDDRINLEASATFLALNDSATGQTINEILNVTPSDGTDTDEISLLNNVISKDLGGIIHSSPAVVGPSPFVDPDRPIVIYAGSADGMLHAFTGSTGAERWAFLPHNLLGKLYGASLLQDTDMPTAVVDASPTVADMMVDRIGSTFDGNKQRRTILLSAEGSGNHYVFAMDISDPDDPQPWWEATATNMGYAYRTSMGHIKVCDVNDNCEVKAAAFVSTNYQAGTGIQVYAFDLETGDEFWSFGQSYGSTSNEIPDAPVLVDKDGDGVIDSVLAADMEGRLWQLDAATGKSLYGTTESPQPVYQVNVGGTTTGYPIGSSPAVYVCDGGHVLVFFGTGGADFASDSNSGHIIGIDITNGAVTSGGTGELFNYTLDVGEKLYASPIVTKNAVIFGTAFGDRETTDPNSDISDSQSGKIHIVKPVSGDICYASGCGGNGQSDYNDSSHEVVSDVSAKVTGSYAEGNQVILGTMDGKIIRFGKDKEDGNNLAPSERVNIEFWRDF